The genomic segment GCCCAACAGCAGCGCCGGGTTCTGGAATGCCCCGACCAGCTGATCGCTGACCTCTTCGACGGACATCCATACTCCGGGGCTCACACTGAAACCTTACCGGCCCGCCGACGGCAAGTAGGGTTGTGGCGTGGCTGTTCTTCCGATTCGCATCATGGGCGATCCTGTCCTGCACTCCCCCGCATCCGAGGTCGCTGAGATCGACGACGAGATACGCCGTCTCGTCGCCGACATGTTCGAGACCATGGATGCCGCTCCCGGCGTCGGCCTTGCGGCCCCGCAGGTCGGTCATGCGCTCCGCATCTACACGTATGCGTACGTCGACGACGACGACCGCCCCTGGCGCGGTGTCATCATCAACCCGGTGCTGTGGATGTCGCCGCCCGAGCCCGGCGCCCCTGACCCGGAGGAAGAGTCCGAAGGGTGCCTCTCGTTCCCCGGCGAGCGGTTCCCGCTGCGTCGCGCCGATCGCGTCCTCGTCACCGGGATCGACCTCGAGGGCGCACCGGTGCGCATCGAGGTCGACGGCTGGCGCGCGCGCATCATGCAGCACGAGTTCGATCACCTCGACGGCATCCTCTACATCGACCGCCTCTCGGACGGCGACTGGAAGACGGCACAGAAGATCGCCCGCAAGCGCGGGTGGGGCCGCACCAGTTCGAGCTGGATGCCGGGTGTCGACGATCTCGAGGGATAGATAGGATTGCGCACGCCGACGCCACGAGTCGGCTGCGATCACCGGAGGAGAACACGATCATGATCACCACGCGCACGACGCGCACACTCGCGCTGGCAGGGACCGCGGTCGCCCTGACCGTCGCGCTCAGCGGATGCAACGTCCTCGGTGGCAGCAACGACGCGCAGCGCGACGAGGAGGGGAACGTCACGGAGGGCTCGAACATCGACGTCTTCTCCCTGCAGGTCGGCGACTGCATGCCGGAGGCAGACACCACAGGGGAGATCACGGATCTCGACGTCGTGCCCTGCTCCGAGCCGCACACCGACGAGGTCTTCTACGAGTTCGAACTCACGGGGGACGAGCTGCCGAGCGAGGACGAGATCACCGCCGAGGTCGAGGCCCAGTGCGTCCCGGCCTTCTCGGAGTTCGTCGGCACCGACTACTACGAGTCGACCCTGGACTTCTGGTGGATGACCCCCACCGAGGAGACCTGGACGCAGGCGAACGATCGCCTCGTGCAGTGCATCGTCTACGAACCCGACGAGGCCGGTACCGGCTCGGTCGAACTCACCGAATCCCTCGAGGGCGCCGCGCGCTGATCCCACAGGGAACGGCGAAACCCCCAGGA from the Microbacterium ginsengiterrae genome contains:
- the def gene encoding peptide deformylase — encoded protein: MAVLPIRIMGDPVLHSPASEVAEIDDEIRRLVADMFETMDAAPGVGLAAPQVGHALRIYTYAYVDDDDRPWRGVIINPVLWMSPPEPGAPDPEEESEGCLSFPGERFPLRRADRVLVTGIDLEGAPVRIEVDGWRARIMQHEFDHLDGILYIDRLSDGDWKTAQKIARKRGWGRTSSSWMPGVDDLEG
- a CDS encoding septum formation family protein; amino-acid sequence: MITTRTTRTLALAGTAVALTVALSGCNVLGGSNDAQRDEEGNVTEGSNIDVFSLQVGDCMPEADTTGEITDLDVVPCSEPHTDEVFYEFELTGDELPSEDEITAEVEAQCVPAFSEFVGTDYYESTLDFWWMTPTEETWTQANDRLVQCIVYEPDEAGTGSVELTESLEGAAR